A stretch of DNA from Maridesulfovibrio sp.:
TTTCCCTGATACATTCGAAAGAGTCGTCCAATCCGAGGTGATTCAGTTGGTATGCCCCTACCGGCAGGTCTACGACAAAAGTTTTGAGCCTACCTTCGGCAACCAGTTTGAACATGTCTTCAATTGAATTGAAAATCATCAGGGGGGTGTAGGGATATACCTTCTGCATGAAGTCTTTTCCGTATCCGCCCTTGAGAACACCGCATACAGTTTCCTGCATGTTCAGTCCGTTTTTTTCGATGATTTTTTTTGAGGCGAAAAGAGCCCCTTTCATGTGAAACAGGTAATCTCCATACACAAGTTTCTCTGCGCGCTCTTTTGAATAGAACAGTCCGCCGATGATATCAGCCTGTCCGGTTATTGCAGCCGACAGGACTCCAGGCCAGTCTTTTAAATCAAATGAAACCTCAATCCCTGAATGTTTTGACCACTCTTTCCACAGGTCAATGATGATGCCGTCCGCATCTCCGTTGCTGTTGATGAATGAAAGCGGGGGCATTCCTGATGAATGCGTTATGACTAGTGGAGAGGAAACAGCAGGGGCTGGTATCGCCGTGGCGAGTAGGAGTATTGCGATAATCAATTTATAAACAAGATTCAGCACGATTGTGTCCTGCCGGGGCCGTTTC
This window harbors:
- a CDS encoding transporter substrate-binding domain-containing protein, with amino-acid sequence MLNLVYKLIIAILLLATAIPAPAVSSPLVITHSSGMPPLSFINSNGDADGIIIDLWKEWSKHSGIEVSFDLKDWPGVLSAAITGQADIIGGLFYSKERAEKLVYGDYLFHMKGALFASKKIIEKNGLNMQETVCGVLKGGYGKDFMQKVYPYTPLMIFNSIEDMFKLVAEGRLKTFVVDLPVGAYQLNHLGLDDSFECIREMYTRELYPASGYSKSGLIKTINKYMAAIPKKEKEYIIEKWLNRPEKYFPEAGMLIVISFFLITALAALNRLKNTPYFPEDGERS